A genomic segment from Brassica napus cultivar Da-Ae chromosome C1 unlocalized genomic scaffold, Da-Ae chrC01_Random_15, whole genome shotgun sequence encodes:
- the LOC125594606 gene encoding uncharacterized mitochondrial protein AtMg00810-like, with translation MIEKNKTWKLVDKPKKKNVISVKWIYKIKTDANDNHIKHKAASCKRVLSRQAPREWYGRIDSYFLQNSFKRSMNDAALYIMKQGGDVLIVSLYVNDIIITGSNIQSINTFKENMKKEFEMVDLGLLNYFLGMEVIQDDGGIFLSQEKYANKLADKFGERDRKSVSNPLTPQGKGVEDDKEYGDPTKYRNIVGGLLYMSSPRMKHYQEAKRVLRYVKGTSNFGVYFTSVKEPRLVGYTDSDWGGSKEARKALQQISIAIEKNLVQHRRTKHIEIKYHFVREAEQKEIIELKYHWTVQGLKIKEAAWSQVEI, from the exons ATGATTGAGAAGAACAAGACGTGGAAACTAGTGGAcaagccaaagaagaagaatgtgatAAGTGTGAAGTGGATCTACAAGATCAAGACCGATGCAAACGACAATCACATCAAGCACAAGgcggctagttgcaagagggttctcTCAAGA caagCCCCAAGGGAATGGTATGGAAGGATAGATTCATACTTTCTTCAAAACAGTTTTAAGAGAAGTATGAATGATGCGGCTTTATACATCATGAAGCAAGGTGGTGATGTGTTGATCGTGAGTCTATATGTGAATGATATAATCATCACAGGAAGCAACATCCAGAGCATCAACACATTCAAGGAGAACatgaagaaagaattcgagatggtgGATCTTGGATTGTTGAACTACTTTCTTGGAATGGAAGTAATTCAAGACGATGGAGGCATATTTCTTTCACAAGAAAAGTATGCAAACAAACTTGCAGACAAATTTGGGGAGCGAGACCGCAAGAGTGTAAGCAACCCACTTACACCACAAGGAAAAGGAGTTGAAGATGACAAGGAGTATGGAGATCCAACTAAGTATAGAAACATCGTTGGAGGGCTTTT ATACATGTCATCACCTCGCATGAAGCACTATCAAGAAGCCAAGAGGGTGTTAAGATATGTCAAAGGAACATCAAACTTTGGAGTGTACTTCACAAGCGTGAAAGAACCAAGACTTGTAGGTTACACGGACAGCGATTGGGGTGGTTCTAAGGAAGCAAGAAAAGCACTTCAG CAAATCAGCATAGCAATTGAGAAGAATCTGGTGCAACACAGaaggacaaagcacatagagATCAAGTACCATTTCGTGAGGGAAGCTGAGCAGAAAGAAATCATTGAACTGAAGTACCATTGGACGGTTCAAGGTTTGAAGATTAAGGAAGCAGCTTGGAGTCAAGTTGAGATATGA